The DNA region GCCCACCTCCGCGCGAGAACACATGGGTGGAGCGGGCCTTCAGGCTTGCGCTCCAGCCGGTATAAGAGAATCGAGCCGGCTTTATCCGGCGACAGAGAGAAGAGTCCATGCGCCACAAGATCGCAACCTGGAAACTCGGACGTAACACCTCGCACCGTCGCGCGTTGCTGCGCAACCTTGTCACCTCGCTCATCCTCGAGGAGCGCATCGAGACTTCGGCCGTCAGGGCGAAGTTCATGCGTCCGCACGTCGAGAAGATGATCACTTTGGGGAAGCGTGGCGACCTTGCTGCCCGCCGGCAGGCTGCCGCTTTTCTCATGACCCGCGCCGCGGTCGACAAGCTGTTCGACCTCGCGCCTCGCTTTGGCGACCGCGAAGGCGGCTACCTG from Acidobacteriota bacterium includes:
- the rplQ gene encoding 50S ribosomal protein L17 — its product is MRHKIATWKLGRNTSHRRALLRNLVTSLILEERIETSAVRAKFMRPHVEKMITLGKRGDLAARRQAAAFLMTRAAVDKLFDLAPRFGDREGGYLRIIRKGWKKGDGTETAWIELLGAEKTLEAKKEKTAERRTKRIEETRKQMEEQGEVPLADAGEDKKEYKKE